Part of the Acidobacteriota bacterium genome, TCTTCGCCTCGGTCGAGCAGAACGTCCCGATGACGCCTCGCCGTAAGTAAGAGAAGATACTAAATGATCGAACGGTCGCCGGTGAACTAGCCAGCGGCCGTTTTTGCTTTTATTCGCTTGCCAGATGGGCTTGGACGTCTGCGAACTTGAGCTGAACAAGGTTCGGCCCTGTAAAAAACGCATCCGCCGAGACATCGGCCACCGCGATCTCCGGTTGCGGGTATGCTAAAGCCTCGCTTTCATCAGCAAACTCCACCGTCGCCACATTCAGCCCCCAGAGCTCGCCGAGATAAATATCAAGCGTCGCCGGCCGGGCGTTGAGCTGGGCGAAATAGCGATTCTTGCGAATCTCGTTGCCCTCAAACATCTGCAGGTGGGCATATTCTTTCTCATCGAGTTCCATCGCCGCACGCTTAATGGTCCGCACCGCAGCAAACTCCGCCCGTTCCTGGTCAAAGAAATACCGCCACGCTTTCGTCTCCGGAATGCGGAGCGAACGAAGCCTGAGGCCGGTCTCGGGCAGATAATTGTCGAATAGCTGGACGTGCTCGCTGGCCGGTGTGAGCGGCTCGGGGAGAGCTGTAAAGAGATAGACCTTGCGAAAAATGGTCGTGTAAGAATTGTCGAACATTGCGAGCTTTATTATACTCGGGAGTTTGAACTTAGCTTAATCAGGTGATATTTATGAACAGATTTTTCATTGCTTTTATTTTCGTATCGCTTTCGGCATTTCTTGCGGCATGTGGCGGAGCCGAACCCGCGGCAAACAACGCCAATGCAAACAGCAACGTCGCAAACTCAGCGGCTATCAACGCAAATGCCGACAGCAACAGCCCGGTCGCGGTGACCACACCGACGCCGGCCGCGACGACCAACGAAGCTCCGACGGTCGGCCCGGTCTTCAAGGCATACTGTGCCGCGGTCGAGAAAAAGGATGAAGCCGCTATTCGCCGGATCTACTCAGCAGATTCTATTCGCCGCATCGAAGAGGAAATGAAGGCCGACGGCATCGATTCACTGATGGAATATTTCTCGAACGATATGGCGACGACCGCTCTCTGCGAGGTCCGCAATGAGACCATCACCGGCAACGAAGCCGTCGCCGAGGTCAAGACCAAAAGCATGCCGAACGGTGCCAAGGTCCTGTTCGTAAAGGAAGGTAACGACTGGAAGCTGACAAATCGCGTCCCGGGTTTTGAGAAGAAATAGCCTTCGCAAAAGTCTCCGCGAACTTTGTGCAAAGCCTTTGTGGCGTTTGCGATTAAAAAGACACCGAACCGGCTAAATGAAAAAGAGGATGGCCCACGAGCCATCCTCTTTTCTTTTGTTCTCGACCCAATTATTTCGCACCGGCGGCTTGATACTTCGGCAGCGTAACGCGAGCTGATTTTTCTTTCTTTAGCCCAAGCGCCCAGTCGGCCTGCATCAACGTGTGGATGTCGCGGGTTCCCTCGTAGATCACCGCTGCTTTGCAGTTCCGCAGGTAACGTTCGACCGGATAATCATTGATGTAGCCGTTCGCTCCGTGGACCTCGATGGCCATCGACGCCGCTTTCTCCGAACGCGTCGTCGCCTGCCACTTAGCTAGGCTCGCCGCCTTTGCCGAAGGCTTGCCCTCGTTCTTCAGGTAGCCGCATTTCAGCCACAACAGATGCGCCATCTGGTAATCGGCTTCCATCTCGGCGATCTTCTGCTTTACAAGCTGGAAATTGGCGATCGTCTGGCCCTGCACCTCGCGGGTGTTGGCATAAGCGACCGAGGCATCACGCGAAGCCTTGATGACGCCGGTCGCACCGGCAGCCACCGTGTAGCGGCCATTCTCGAGCGAGAACATCGCGATCTTAAAGCCTTCGCCTTCCTGCCCGAGCATGTTCGCCGCCGGGACGCGGACGTCCTGGAGCGAAAAGTAGCCCGTATCACCCGCACGGATGCCCATCTTGCCGTGGAGCGTTCCGCTCGAAAAGCCCGGCATCGACCGCTCGACGATAAAGCACGAGATACCAGTGTGGTCGCGAACCTTTTGCTTTTCCTGATCGGTCCAGCAGAAAAACAGGAAATGATCGGCCGTATTGCCGAGCGAGATCCACATCTTTTCGCCGTTCAATATCCAGTCGTCGCCGTCGCGTTTTGCGTAGCTTCGCATCCCGACGACGTCCGACCCGGCGTTCGGTTCGGTCAGGCCAAAGGTCGCGAGCTTTTCGCCCTTCGCCTGAGGGACGAGGTATTTCTGCTTCTGCTCCTCGGTTCCCCAGGCGAGCAGGCTCATGCTGTTAAGCCCGACGTGGACGCTCATCGCGACCCGCAGGAACGTATCGCAGGCCTCAAGCTCTTCGCAGACTAAGCCGAGCGAGATATAATCAAATCCCGCTCCACCATATTCCTCCGGAATGCAGACGCCCATCAGCCCAAGCTCGGCCATCTTGTCAAAAACGCTCCGCTCAAAGTGCGCCTTCTCGTCCCACTCCTTAATGTGCGGAGCAACCTCGCCCGCACAAAACTCACGAACAGTATTCCTCAACTGCTCCTGCTCTTCTGTCAATTCAAAATCGATCACGACTGCTCCTTTTCGGAAAATCCTTTTGTGTTAATATCAGACTCGAAACAACTTAAAAGAATATCACCGAACCTCGGTCCAAGCGAAATATGCCAAATTCGAAACGCTTATTCACTCTTTCTGCGATACTCATCACCGTCGCTGCTCTCTTTTCATTCAACGCCCTTGCTCAAAGCCCGACCCCAGAAGCAATGCCGAAGCTGCTTTCGCAGCGAGAGCAGATGGAGGTTCGGGAGGGGTGGCTTAAGAAGCGGCTTGGGACGCTTTTGCCGGGGATGATGAAGCGGCATGGCATTGATATGTGGATCGTTGTGAATGAGGAATTTAACAGCGACCCCGTAACCCCACACATCACGCCGCCGATCCCGATCGTAGGCCGGCGGGACGTTTTCATCTTCATCGACCGCGGTGAGACGCTGGAGCGGATCGCGATGGTCCGCTACGACGAGGAGCGGCTTAAGAATCATTACCGGATGGTGATGCCCGCCCGCGATAAATTTGGCGAGGAGCTGAAAAAGATAGTCGATGAACGCAAGCCGAAGACCATCGCACTCAACATCGGCGGCAGCCGCGGCCAACAGAGCGGGCTTTCTTATGATTCCTACCGCTTTCTGGCGGAATCGCTCGGTGCGGAGAATGAAAAGAAGTTCGTCCCGGCGGCCGATTTGCTAGTGGAGTTTTTCGATACGCGGCTTCCCGAGGAACTCGAGCACTATCGCAACGCCGTTGCCGCAACCGAGATAATCGCCCGCCGTGCGTTTTCAAATGAGGTGATAACGCCGGGCAAGACGACGGTCGGCGACGTCCGCTGGTGGATGATGGAACAGGTCAACAAGCTCGGCCTGACCATCTGGTTCCAACCGGACCTCCGCATCCAGCGTCGGCGGGCCGCGACCGAGACGACCGGGCCGTTCCTCAGCACCGCAGCCGAAGCCGAGGTCATCCGTCGCGGGGACCTGCTCCATCTCGATTTCGGGCTGGATTACATGGGCCTCTCGACCGACTGGCAAAAGCACGCGTATGTCTTGAAGGAAGGCGAAAAGACCATTCCGGCGGGTCTAACGGCGGCGTTTAAGAACACGAATCGGCTGCAGGACATCTTGTTCTCCATCGCAAGACCGGGCATGACCGGCACCGAGGTTTACGAAAAGACAATGGCCGAGGTCAAACGGCAAGGCATTGAGGCGATGATCTACTCGCACCCGATCGGCACCCACGGCCATGGCCTCGGCCCGTCGATCGATTTCCGCGGTAACATCGGCGGCGGCGGGAACAAGATCATCCTCGGCTCGTATATGTCCATCGAGCTAAACACCTCAACGCCGGTCGCCGAATGGGGCGGGCAAAAGGTCACAATGATGGCCGAAGACGACGCCGTAATGACCGAAAAAGGCTACGAATTCATCCGCCCGCGGCAGACGGAGATATATATCATTCGATGATCGCAGTTGCTAAAGCTCTTAAGATCATCGGCCGCGAGGTGCTGGCTTTGCCGGCAGAGCGGGTTGCGATCGAGAACTCGATCGGCCGAATTCTAGCGGAAGATATAGTGGCTGATTCGGATATGCCGCCGTTTGATCGGTCGCAGATGGATGGCTATGCCGTGCGTGCGGCTGATACGAAAGATGCTCCGGCGGTGCTGAAGCTGGTTGGCGAGTCAGCCGCCGGCCGCGGCTGGAAGGGGCGAATGAAAGCGGGCGAAGCCGTGAGAATAATGACGGGAGCACCGATGCCTGCGGGTGCCGACGCAGTTCAGAAGATCGAGCTAACGTCCGAGGCCAATGGCAACGTCACACTCAATGAACCGACCGCAAAGGGCCGCTTCATAGTATCGAAAGGCAAAGAGGTTAAAAAGGGCGCGACAGTGCTTCGCCGCGGAACCCGCATTTCGCCCGCAAATATTTCAGTACCGGCGGCTTTCGGCTACGCGAAGCTGAAGGTTTCGAAAAGGCCGCGGGTCGCCATACTCGCCACCGGGACCGAGATCGTGCCCATCGCGAAACGCCCAAAGCCCGACCAGATACGCAACTCCAACTCATTGATGCTCGCCTCGCTCTGCCAATCCGCGGGTGCTGAGACAGTAACGCTTCCTACTGTCGGCGACAAGCTTTCCGAACTCACCGCCGCCATCGAAACCGCCGCGAGATCTGTTGATCTTGTCATAACGACCGGCGGCGTTTCGGTCGGTAAATATGACCTGACGAAGGAAGCGATCGCCGGACTCGGGGCGGAGGTTTTCTTTGAAAAAGTGAAGCTCAAGCCCGGCAAGCCGACCGTTTTCGCGAGGCTGCAAAAGGCATATTTCTTTGGCCTTCCGGGCAATCCGGTCTCGGCGGCGGTGACCTTTCACCTTTTCGTTCGGCGGGCGTTGATGCTGATGCAATCGGCGTCCGCCGTCGAGCTTCCAACTGGCTTTGCAATATTGGAAGGCGAGGCGAAAGGCACGCGTGAACGCGACTCTTATCTGCCGGCGAGCCTCGCGACCGACTCCAAAGGCCGCCTGCTCGCCGTTCCGCTCCGCTGGCATGGTTCATCGGATTTCATCGGCTTTGCGAGTGCCGACGCCCTTGTCAAAATTCCCGCCGGCGGTTCCCTCACGTCCGGCGAGGTGTGCGAAGTGCTCTTCCTTTGATACATTAGGCGCATTCACACTGAGCGAACCTATGAGCGATTTATCGCATTTTGATGAAGCCGGACGCATCCGGATGGTCGATGTTTCCGGCAAAGAACCGACGAAGCGCGTCGCCGTCGCATCGGGCCGCGTGATTCTTTCGCCGGAGACCATCGCAAAGCTCCGCGCCAATGAAACGCCGAAGGGCGACCCGCTCGAGATCGCCCGCATCGCCGGCATCATGGCCGCAAAACGCACCTCGGAGCTAATTCCGCTCTGCCATCAGGTGCCGCTTTCAAAGGTAAATATCGAGGCCGATTTGACGGATTCAGGCATCGAACTTCGGGCCAAGGCCATCACAACATCACAGACCGGCGTCGAGATGGAGGCGTTGACCGCCGTTTCGGTCGCGGCCCTAACGATATACGATATGTGCAAGGCCGTTCAGCGTGACATCGAGATAACCGACATCCGGCTCGAATCGAAAACCGGCGGCAAGGAAGACTACAGCCGCAGCTAGCCGCCGATTTTTCTTCGCTCCGGGCGAACTTTGCGGTAAACTGTTTCGTAATCTGTTTCAGACCTTTAAGGGGAGAAAATTATGCCTTACAAAGTCGCAAAAGAAGCCGAACCGCAGTTCACGTTGCTGCTTATCGCAACTCTGGTCACCATCGGGATCTGGATCGCGTCGTGGTTCATCCCGTTCGTCGGGTATATTTTCTACCCGCTCCAGCTTTTTGCGACGTTCATTCATGAAGGCGGCCATGCCTTGGCGACCGTCCTCACCGGCAACTCGGTGCAGAGCCTGGCGGTTTCGCCGGATGCGAGCGGCGTTGTTTGGTCACAGTCCTCGGGTTGGTTCTCGCAGCTATTTATCTCAAGTGCCGGTTATCTCGGCACGACCGCTTTCGGTGCCGCCCTGCTGGCCTGGATGCGTTATGGGTTCGATTCGCGTCTTGCCCTTTACATCTCGGCCGGAACGGTTGGGGTTCTGACGGTCGTCTTTGGCGTGCTTGCCCCGATCTGGAATCTTTTCTCCACCGCAACTTTCGGCGGGCTTGTTTTCACGGTAATTTCGGGCAGCATCATCGCAGCCGGCCTTTTTGCCGTGGCGAAATACGCCGAGATCAAGTGGGTCAATTTCGCACTCGCATTTCTTGCGGTGCAGACACTGCTTAATGCGTTCTTCGACCTGGTAAATCTTTTCTTCATCTCGACCTTCTCGAACGCCCAATCGGACGCAGCGAATATGGCGGCCGCCACGGGGCTTCCGGCCGTTGTCTGGGTGTTTATCTGGATGGCAATCTCGATCCTGATGATCTCCATCGGCCTGCGGGTCTATGCGGTCAGCAAACGGTCGGGTTCGTCGGACGCCCTTTTCGAAGATCAATAACTTATGCGAAGACTCCCGGCTCTCGGTTTTTTCTTGCTTGCATTTTCGTTTACCGTCGCGGCTCAGGTGAAAACACCCGAGCCGCCGGCCGTTAAAAAGCCATTTGCCGAATCGCTTCAGGCGGTTGTGGTGACCACGCCCGATTGGCCGACGGTCAAAGGCACAGCACGCCTCTTCGAACGCAAAACGCTTCGCGCAAAGTGGACCGCTGTCGGCGATGAATTCCCGATCGTGGTTGGTCGCAGCGGCCTTGGCTGGGCGATCGAATCTGCCCCCGAATCTGCAAGTGAATTCAAGAAAGAGGGCGACGGCAAGGCTCCGGCAGGGCTTTTTTCTCTGACCTCCGCCTTCGGCTCTTCACCGAAACCGGAACAACTCAACTATCCCTACACCAAGCTCGAAAGCTCGACCGAATGCGTCGATGACGCCGCCTCATCGCATTACAACAAGATCGTTGACCGCTTCAAGGTCGGCAATTTCGATTGGAAAAGCTCGGAGAAAATGCTTGCCGTCGGTGAGGAATACGGCCTCGGTGTCTTCGTCGCTTACAATTCCTATCCGGTCCGCCGCGGCGATGGTTCGTGCATCTTTCTCCACGTTTGGAAGGACGCCGAGACCGCGACCAGCGGCTGCACCGCGATGGAACGCCGAAATGTCGAGCGTATCGTCTCCTGGCTCGAACCGACCCGGAACCCGTATCTTGTCCAGCTGCCTGCTGCAGAGTACAAAAAGCTCCGAAAGAAATGGAATCTCCCGAAGCTGAAATGACGCTTGCCGATCTTCCGCTCGGGGCAAGGCTCCTGATCCGGGCAAAGACCGAATGGCGATTCGCTGCCGTCTCTCGCAAGTCCGAGGAACGCATCACGCTCTCGGTCGCATCTCCAAAGGGCCGAAATTACCGCATCGCCCGTCCGCCGGCGAGCCCGCTCGCAGGTGAACGCGGCATCCAATTTCTTGTCAGCGAATCTGCCGAACACTGGCGAGAGAATCTTTCCCGCATCGAACGCCGCTGGTAACCGCCGCCGCCTTTCACCCGCCCGACCGCTTTGCTAGAATCAAAGTTTGCCCTGCACACGGCGAAGGCTTCTATGAAGGCAGTACGACGGAAAGAGGAAGTGATCAGCGTCCGCGGCGCCCGCGTCCATAATCTCAAAAACGTTTCGGTTTCGCTCCCGCTCAATAAACTTACGGTGATCACCGGCGTTTCCGGTTCGGGCAAGTCGAGCCTTGCCTTCGACACCATCTATGCCGAGGGCCAGCGGCGTTACGTTGAGTCGCTCTCCGCCTATGCCCGCCAGTTCCTCGAGCGGATGGACAAGCCGGACGTCGATGAGATCCTCGGCATCGCTCCGGCCA contains:
- a CDS encoding acyl-CoA dehydrogenase family protein, which codes for MIDFELTEEQEQLRNTVREFCAGEVAPHIKEWDEKAHFERSVFDKMAELGLMGVCIPEEYGGAGFDYISLGLVCEELEACDTFLRVAMSVHVGLNSMSLLAWGTEEQKQKYLVPQAKGEKLATFGLTEPNAGSDVVGMRSYAKRDGDDWILNGEKMWISLGNTADHFLFFCWTDQEKQKVRDHTGISCFIVERSMPGFSSGTLHGKMGIRAGDTGYFSLQDVRVPAANMLGQEGEGFKIAMFSLENGRYTVAAGATGVIKASRDASVAYANTREVQGQTIANFQLVKQKIAEMEADYQMAHLLWLKCGYLKNEGKPSAKAASLAKWQATTRSEKAASMAIEVHGANGYINDYPVERYLRNCKAAVIYEGTRDIHTLMQADWALGLKKEKSARVTLPKYQAAGAK
- a CDS encoding M24 family metallopeptidase, which codes for MPNSKRLFTLSAILITVAALFSFNALAQSPTPEAMPKLLSQREQMEVREGWLKKRLGTLLPGMMKRHGIDMWIVVNEEFNSDPVTPHITPPIPIVGRRDVFIFIDRGETLERIAMVRYDEERLKNHYRMVMPARDKFGEELKKIVDERKPKTIALNIGGSRGQQSGLSYDSYRFLAESLGAENEKKFVPAADLLVEFFDTRLPEELEHYRNAVAATEIIARRAFSNEVITPGKTTVGDVRWWMMEQVNKLGLTIWFQPDLRIQRRRAATETTGPFLSTAAEAEVIRRGDLLHLDFGLDYMGLSTDWQKHAYVLKEGEKTIPAGLTAAFKNTNRLQDILFSIARPGMTGTEVYEKTMAEVKRQGIEAMIYSHPIGTHGHGLGPSIDFRGNIGGGGNKIILGSYMSIELNTSTPVAEWGGQKVTMMAEDDAVMTEKGYEFIRPRQTEIYIIR
- a CDS encoding molybdopterin molybdotransferase MoeA encodes the protein MIAVAKALKIIGREVLALPAERVAIENSIGRILAEDIVADSDMPPFDRSQMDGYAVRAADTKDAPAVLKLVGESAAGRGWKGRMKAGEAVRIMTGAPMPAGADAVQKIELTSEANGNVTLNEPTAKGRFIVSKGKEVKKGATVLRRGTRISPANISVPAAFGYAKLKVSKRPRVAILATGTEIVPIAKRPKPDQIRNSNSLMLASLCQSAGAETVTLPTVGDKLSELTAAIETAARSVDLVITTGGVSVGKYDLTKEAIAGLGAEVFFEKVKLKPGKPTVFARLQKAYFFGLPGNPVSAAVTFHLFVRRALMLMQSASAVELPTGFAILEGEAKGTRERDSYLPASLATDSKGRLLAVPLRWHGSSDFIGFASADALVKIPAGGSLTSGEVCEVLFL
- the moaC gene encoding cyclic pyranopterin monophosphate synthase MoaC → MSDLSHFDEAGRIRMVDVSGKEPTKRVAVASGRVILSPETIAKLRANETPKGDPLEIARIAGIMAAKRTSELIPLCHQVPLSKVNIEADLTDSGIELRAKAITTSQTGVEMEALTAVSVAALTIYDMCKAVQRDIEITDIRLESKTGGKEDYSRS
- a CDS encoding M50 family metallopeptidase, coding for MPYKVAKEAEPQFTLLLIATLVTIGIWIASWFIPFVGYIFYPLQLFATFIHEGGHALATVLTGNSVQSLAVSPDASGVVWSQSSGWFSQLFISSAGYLGTTAFGAALLAWMRYGFDSRLALYISAGTVGVLTVVFGVLAPIWNLFSTATFGGLVFTVISGSIIAAGLFAVAKYAEIKWVNFALAFLAVQTLLNAFFDLVNLFFISTFSNAQSDAANMAAATGLPAVVWVFIWMAISILMISIGLRVYAVSKRSGSSDALFEDQ
- a CDS encoding L,D-transpeptidase family protein; translation: MRRLPALGFFLLAFSFTVAAQVKTPEPPAVKKPFAESLQAVVVTTPDWPTVKGTARLFERKTLRAKWTAVGDEFPIVVGRSGLGWAIESAPESASEFKKEGDGKAPAGLFSLTSAFGSSPKPEQLNYPYTKLESSTECVDDAASSHYNKIVDRFKVGNFDWKSSEKMLAVGEEYGLGVFVAYNSYPVRRGDGSCIFLHVWKDAETATSGCTAMERRNVERIVSWLEPTRNPYLVQLPAAEYKKLRKKWNLPKLK